A genomic region of Pseudomonas sp. KU43P contains the following coding sequences:
- a CDS encoding glycosyl transferase family protein produces MTDARPLILETPAEHPFAAFVRILGKGKRGARGLTREEAHAAMTLLLEGKVEDTQLGAFLMLLRHKEESAEELAGFTEAVRAHLRAPRIAVDLDWPTYAGKKRHLPWYLLAAKCLASNGVRILLHGGGAHTAGRLYTEQLLALLEIPLCRDWPAVGQALDQQRLAFAPLQDWSPQLQRMIDLRNTLGLRSPIHSLARVLNPLGARCGLQSIFHPGYQAVHREASRLLGDHAVVIKGDGGEIEVNPDVISHLYGTTAGENWDEEWPALSERRHVKPASLQPEQLLAVWRGEAEDSYGEMAVVATMALGLRGLGQGREQAFATARGYWNTRNQSNN; encoded by the coding sequence ATGACCGACGCTCGCCCGCTGATCCTGGAAACCCCGGCCGAACACCCTTTCGCTGCCTTCGTGCGCATCCTTGGCAAGGGCAAGCGCGGTGCGCGCGGCCTTACCCGCGAAGAAGCCCACGCCGCCATGACCCTGCTGCTCGAAGGCAAGGTCGAAGACACCCAGCTCGGTGCCTTTCTCATGCTGCTGCGGCACAAGGAAGAGAGCGCCGAGGAACTGGCCGGCTTCACCGAAGCCGTACGCGCGCACCTGCGAGCACCTCGCATCGCGGTTGATCTCGACTGGCCCACCTATGCCGGCAAGAAGCGCCACCTGCCTTGGTACCTGCTGGCGGCCAAGTGCCTGGCCAGCAACGGCGTGCGCATCCTCCTGCACGGAGGCGGCGCTCATACCGCCGGGCGCCTGTACACCGAGCAGTTGCTGGCCCTGTTGGAGATTCCGCTGTGCCGCGACTGGCCGGCGGTCGGCCAGGCCCTGGACCAGCAGCGCCTGGCCTTCGCGCCCCTACAGGACTGGTCGCCGCAGTTGCAGCGCATGATCGACCTGCGCAACACCCTCGGCCTGCGCTCGCCCATTCACTCCCTGGCGCGCGTACTGAACCCGCTTGGCGCACGTTGCGGCCTGCAGAGCATCTTCCACCCCGGCTACCAGGCCGTGCACCGCGAAGCCAGCCGCCTGCTCGGCGACCATGCCGTGGTGATCAAGGGCGACGGCGGGGAGATCGAGGTCAACCCCGATGTGATCAGCCACCTGTATGGCACCACGGCGGGCGAAAACTGGGATGAAGAATGGCCAGCGCTGAGCGAGCGCCGCCATGTGAAGCCAGCAAGCCTGCAGCCGGAACAGCTGCTGGCGGTCTGGCGCGGCGAGGCCGAGGACAGCTACGGTGAAATGGCCGTGGTCGCCACCATGGCCTTGGGCTTGCGCGGCCTGGGTCAGGGTCGAGAGCAGGCATTCGCGACCGCTCGCGGCTACTGGAACACACGCAACCAATCGAATAACTAG
- the serS gene encoding serine--tRNA ligase: MLDSKLLRGQLQEVADRLASRGFSLDVARIESLEERRKAVQTRTEQLQAERNARSKSIGQAKAKGEDIAPLMADVERMANELAAGKAELDGIQADLDGILLTIPNLPDASVPVGASEDDNVEVRRWGTPKAFDFEIKDHVALGEISGGLDFEAAAKLSGARFAVLRGPVARLHRALAQFMINLHTGEHGYEEHYTPYLVQAPALQGTGQLPKFEEDLFKISREGEADFYLIPTAEVSLTNLVAGEILDAKQLPLKLVAHTPCFRSEAGASGRDTRGMIRQHQFDKVEMVQVVEPSKSMEALEGLTANAERVLQLLELPYRVLALCTGDMGFGAVKTYDLEVWVPSQDKYREISSCSNCGDFQARRMQARWRNPETGKPELVHTLNGSGLAVGRTLVAVLENYQQADGSIRVPEVLKPYMGGVEVIR, translated from the coding sequence ATGCTCGATTCCAAACTGTTACGCGGCCAACTCCAGGAAGTGGCTGACCGCCTCGCCTCCCGTGGCTTCAGCCTGGATGTCGCGCGCATCGAATCACTGGAAGAACGCCGCAAGGCGGTGCAGACCCGCACCGAGCAGTTGCAGGCCGAGCGTAACGCCCGTTCCAAGTCGATCGGCCAGGCCAAGGCCAAAGGCGAAGACATCGCGCCGCTGATGGCCGACGTCGAGCGCATGGCTAACGAACTGGCTGCAGGCAAGGCCGAGCTGGACGGCATCCAGGCCGACCTGGACGGCATCCTGCTGACCATCCCCAACCTGCCGGACGCCAGCGTACCGGTCGGTGCGAGTGAAGACGACAACGTCGAAGTGCGCCGCTGGGGCACGCCGAAAGCCTTCGATTTCGAAATCAAGGACCACGTCGCCCTGGGCGAGATCAGCGGTGGCCTGGACTTCGAAGCCGCCGCCAAGCTGTCCGGCGCCCGTTTCGCCGTGCTGCGTGGGCCGGTCGCCCGCCTGCACCGTGCCCTGGCACAGTTCATGATCAACCTGCACACCGGCGAGCACGGCTACGAAGAGCACTACACCCCGTACCTGGTACAGGCCCCGGCCCTGCAGGGCACTGGCCAGCTGCCGAAGTTCGAGGAAGACCTGTTCAAGATCAGCCGCGAAGGCGAAGCCGACTTTTACCTGATCCCGACCGCCGAAGTGTCGCTGACCAACCTGGTGGCGGGCGAGATTCTCGACGCCAAGCAGCTGCCGCTCAAGCTGGTTGCCCACACCCCGTGCTTCCGCAGTGAAGCGGGTGCGTCGGGTCGCGATACCCGTGGCATGATCCGTCAGCATCAGTTCGACAAGGTCGAGATGGTCCAGGTAGTCGAGCCGTCCAAGTCGATGGAAGCACTGGAAGGCCTGACCGCCAACGCCGAGCGTGTGCTGCAGTTGCTGGAGCTGCCATACCGCGTACTGGCCCTGTGCACCGGCGACATGGGCTTCGGCGCCGTGAAGACCTACGACCTGGAAGTGTGGGTGCCAAGCCAGGACAAGTACCGCGAGATCAGCTCCTGCTCCAACTGCGGCGACTTCCAGGCCCGCCGCATGCAGGCCCGCTGGCGCAACCCGGAAACCGGCAAGCCTGAGCTGGTGCACACCCTGAACGGCTCCGGCCTGGCAGTGGGCCGTACCCTGGTGGCGGTGCTGGAGAACTACCAGCAGGCCGACGGTTCGATCCGCGTGCCGGAAGTGCTCAAGCCGTACATGGGTGGTGTCGAGGTCATCCGCTAA
- a CDS encoding TusE/DsrC/DsvC family sulfur relay protein encodes MNTLTIGDQAIALDKDGFLVDLQDWSHDVAQALAERENIALTTDHWEILELLRQFYDQYQLSPATRPLIKYTALKLGAEKGNSPHLNRLFNGTPAKLAAKLAGLPKPTNCI; translated from the coding sequence ATGAACACACTGACCATTGGCGATCAGGCGATTGCCCTGGACAAGGACGGCTTCCTGGTCGACCTGCAAGATTGGTCCCACGACGTTGCCCAGGCACTGGCTGAGCGCGAAAACATTGCGCTGACCACCGATCACTGGGAGATTCTCGAACTGCTGCGCCAGTTCTACGACCAATACCAGCTCTCGCCGGCCACCCGCCCGCTGATCAAGTACACCGCGCTCAAGCTGGGCGCGGAAAAGGGCAACAGCCCGCACCTCAACCGCCTGTTCAATGGCACCCCCGCCAAACTCGCTGCCAAGCTGGCGGGCCTGCCCAAGCCGACCAATTGCATATGA
- the crcB gene encoding fluoride efflux transporter CrcB: MIALIAAVSAGGIAGTLLRFATANWVAANWPRHFYLGTLAVNLVGCLLIGLLYGLFLHKPLAPVELRAGLIVGFLGGLTTFSSFSLDTVRLMESGQVPLAVGYTGISVMGGLLATWAGLSLTRL, translated from the coding sequence GTGATCGCACTCATAGCCGCCGTCAGCGCGGGCGGCATCGCCGGTACCTTGCTACGTTTCGCCACCGCCAACTGGGTGGCGGCCAACTGGCCACGCCACTTCTACCTCGGTACCCTGGCGGTCAACCTGGTAGGTTGCCTGCTGATCGGCCTGCTTTATGGCCTGTTCCTGCATAAGCCGCTGGCACCCGTGGAGCTGCGCGCAGGCCTGATCGTCGGTTTCCTCGGTGGCCTGACGACCTTTTCCTCCTTTTCGCTCGATACCGTGCGCCTCATGGAAAGTGGGCAGGTGCCTCTGGCCGTGGGCTATACCGGTATTAGCGTGATGGGCGGGCTTCTGGCCACCTGGGCCGGCCTGTCCCTGACCCGACTCTGA
- the lolA gene encoding outer membrane lipoprotein chaperone LolA codes for MRAIRMLLVSALTLASVSAYAAEQDVQRLTQLLEKSQTIEANFSQLTLDAGGTSLQETSGKMTVKRPGLFYWHTNAPQEQVVVSDGKNVTLWDPDLEQATIKKLDVRLNQTPALLLSGDVSKISQSFDITSKEQGEVMDFTLKPKTKDTFFDSLRVSFRKGLINDMQLVDSVGQRTNILFNGVKANQAVPDSQFKFDIPKGADVIKE; via the coding sequence ATGCGCGCGATTCGCATGCTGTTGGTTTCTGCCCTGACCCTGGCGTCTGTCTCGGCCTATGCCGCTGAGCAGGACGTGCAGCGCCTGACCCAGTTGCTGGAAAAGTCCCAGACCATCGAAGCCAATTTCTCCCAGCTGACCCTGGATGCCGGTGGCACCAGCCTGCAGGAGACCTCCGGCAAGATGACCGTCAAGCGCCCGGGCTTGTTCTACTGGCACACCAATGCCCCGCAGGAGCAGGTAGTGGTGTCCGACGGCAAGAACGTCACCCTTTGGGACCCGGACCTGGAACAGGCCACCATCAAGAAGCTCGACGTGCGCCTGAACCAGACCCCGGCGCTGCTGCTCTCCGGTGATGTGTCGAAGATCAGCCAGAGCTTCGACATCACCTCCAAGGAGCAGGGCGAAGTGATGGACTTCACCCTCAAGCCGAAGACCAAGGACACCTTTTTCGACTCGCTGCGCGTGTCGTTCCGCAAGGGCTTGATCAACGACATGCAGTTGGTCGACAGCGTTGGCCAGCGCACCAACATCCTGTTCAATGGCGTGAAGGCCAACCAGGCGGTGCCGGACAGCCAGTTCAAGTTCGACATCCCCAAAGGCGCGGACGTCATCAAGGAGTAA
- the cysG gene encoding siroheme synthase CysG — protein sequence MDYLPLFHKLQGGRVLVVGGGEIALRKARLLADAGAALRVVAPDVDGQLAALAREGGGEVLVRGYQAADLVGCRLVIAATDDPGLNAQVSADAQALSLPVNVVDAPALCTVIFPAIVDRSPLVVAVSSGGDAPVLARLIRAKLEAWIPSAYGELAGLAARFRVKVKALYPDVNQRRGFWETVFQGPIAERQLAGQGAEAEKLLQAMVDGAPVQQGGEVYLVGAGPGDPDLLTFRALRLMQQADVVLYDRLVAPAIIEMCRRDAERIYVGKRRADHAVPQDQINRLLVDLAKQGKRVLRLKGGDPFIFGRGGEEIEELAEQGIPFQVVPGITAASGCSAYGGIPLTHRDYAQSVRFVTGHLKDGTSNLPWDDLVAPAQTLVFYMGLVGLPTICAELIRHGRAASTPAALVQQGTTRNQRVFTGTLADLPALVAEHEVHAPTLVIVGEVVQLREKLAWFEGSQQD from the coding sequence ATGGATTACCTGCCGCTGTTCCACAAGCTGCAAGGCGGCCGCGTGCTGGTCGTCGGCGGCGGTGAAATCGCCTTGCGCAAGGCGCGCCTGCTGGCCGATGCCGGCGCCGCGTTGCGTGTGGTGGCGCCCGACGTCGATGGCCAGCTGGCCGCGCTGGCCCGTGAGGGTGGCGGCGAAGTCCTGGTGCGTGGCTACCAGGCGGCCGACCTGGTCGGTTGCCGGCTGGTGATCGCGGCCACCGACGACCCAGGGCTCAATGCCCAGGTGTCGGCCGATGCGCAGGCGCTGAGCCTGCCGGTCAACGTGGTGGATGCGCCGGCCTTGTGCACGGTGATCTTCCCGGCGATCGTCGACCGTTCACCCCTGGTGGTGGCGGTATCCAGTGGCGGTGACGCCCCGGTGCTGGCGCGCTTGATCCGCGCCAAGCTGGAGGCCTGGATTCCGTCTGCCTATGGCGAGCTGGCCGGGCTGGCGGCGCGTTTTCGCGTCAAGGTCAAGGCGTTGTATCCCGACGTCAACCAGCGGCGCGGCTTCTGGGAAACCGTGTTCCAGGGCCCGATTGCCGAGCGCCAGTTGGCTGGGCAGGGAGCCGAGGCCGAAAAGCTGTTGCAGGCCATGGTCGACGGTGCGCCGGTGCAGCAGGGTGGCGAGGTCTACCTGGTGGGCGCAGGGCCGGGTGATCCGGACTTGCTGACCTTCCGTGCCTTGCGCCTGATGCAGCAAGCCGACGTAGTGCTGTACGACCGCCTGGTGGCGCCTGCGATCATCGAGATGTGCCGGCGTGATGCCGAGCGCATCTACGTGGGCAAGCGCCGCGCCGACCATGCCGTGCCGCAGGACCAGATCAACCGCCTGCTGGTCGACCTGGCCAAGCAGGGCAAGCGCGTATTGCGGCTGAAAGGGGGTGACCCGTTCATTTTCGGCCGCGGTGGCGAGGAGATCGAAGAACTGGCCGAGCAGGGCATCCCGTTCCAGGTGGTGCCGGGCATTACCGCGGCCAGTGGCTGTTCCGCCTATGGCGGAATTCCGCTGACTCACCGTGACTATGCCCAGTCGGTGCGGTTCGTGACCGGGCACCTCAAGGACGGAACCAGTAACTTGCCTTGGGATGACCTGGTGGCGCCGGCGCAGACACTGGTGTTCTACATGGGGCTGGTGGGGTTGCCGACCATCTGTGCCGAGCTGATTCGTCATGGCCGTGCGGCCAGTACCCCGGCGGCGTTGGTGCAGCAGGGGACTACGCGCAATCAGCGAGTGTTCACGGGCACCTTGGCGGACTTGCCGGCGCTGGTGGCCGAGCATGAGGTGCATGCGCCGACCCTGGTGATAGTGGGGGAAGTGGTGCAGTTGCGTGAGAAGCTGGCCTGGTTTGAAGGCTCGCAGCAGGACTGA
- a CDS encoding replication-associated recombination protein A, producing MDLFRSEPVAQPLAARLRPSNLDEYVGQEHLLARGKPLREALEQGALHSMIFWGPPGVGKTTLARLLAQFCDAHFETVSAVLAGVKEIRQAVEVAKQQAAQYGRRTILFVDEVHRFNKSQQDAFLPYVEDGTLIFIGATTENPSFELNNALLSRARVYVLKSLDEPALRKLVDRALSEERGLGKRNLRVGDDAFKMLMAAADGDGRRMLNFLENASDLAEDGGEIAVELLQSLLGDSRRRFDKGGEAFYDQISALHKSVRGSNPDAALYWFARMLDGGCDPLYIARRVVRMASEDIGNADPRALSLCLAAWDVQERLGSPEGELAVAQAITYIACAPKSNAVYVGFKTALREAAEHGSLEVPLHLRNAPTKLMKQLGYGDEYRYAHDEPDAYAAGEDYFPDQLEPRPYYQPVPRGLELKIGEKLRHLAELDRNSPRQRRKP from the coding sequence ATGGACCTGTTTCGAAGCGAACCCGTTGCCCAGCCCCTCGCTGCTCGCCTGCGCCCGTCCAACCTGGACGAGTACGTCGGCCAGGAGCACCTGCTGGCGCGCGGCAAACCGCTGCGCGAGGCGCTGGAGCAGGGTGCGCTGCACTCGATGATCTTCTGGGGGCCGCCAGGGGTGGGCAAGACCACCCTGGCACGGCTGCTGGCGCAGTTCTGCGATGCGCACTTCGAAACCGTGTCGGCGGTGCTGGCCGGGGTCAAGGAGATCCGCCAGGCCGTCGAGGTGGCCAAGCAGCAGGCTGCACAGTATGGCCGGCGCACCATCCTGTTCGTCGATGAGGTGCACCGCTTCAACAAGTCGCAGCAGGATGCCTTTCTGCCCTACGTGGAAGACGGCACGCTGATTTTCATCGGCGCCACCACCGAAAATCCATCCTTCGAGCTGAACAACGCCTTGCTCTCGCGGGCGCGGGTGTACGTGCTCAAGAGCCTCGACGAGCCCGCCTTGCGCAAGCTGGTCGACCGAGCCCTCAGCGAGGAGCGCGGCTTGGGCAAGCGCAACCTGCGTGTCGGTGACGACGCCTTCAAGATGCTCATGGCCGCAGCCGATGGCGATGGCCGGCGCATGCTCAACTTCCTCGAAAACGCCTCGGACCTGGCCGAAGACGGTGGTGAGATTGCCGTGGAGCTGCTGCAAAGCCTGCTCGGCGACAGCCGCCGGCGCTTCGACAAGGGTGGCGAGGCGTTCTACGACCAGATTTCCGCGCTGCACAAATCCGTGCGCGGTTCCAACCCGGATGCCGCACTGTACTGGTTCGCACGCATGCTCGACGGCGGCTGCGACCCACTGTACATCGCCCGCCGCGTGGTGCGCATGGCCAGCGAAGACATCGGCAACGCCGACCCGCGCGCGCTGAGCCTGTGCCTAGCCGCCTGGGACGTGCAGGAGCGCCTGGGCAGCCCTGAAGGCGAGCTGGCAGTGGCCCAGGCCATCACTTACATCGCTTGCGCCCCCAAGAGCAATGCCGTGTATGTGGGCTTCAAGACAGCCCTGCGCGAGGCCGCCGAGCACGGCTCGCTGGAGGTGCCACTGCACCTGCGCAATGCGCCGACCAAGCTGATGAAGCAACTGGGCTACGGTGATGAATACCGCTACGCCCACGACGAGCCCGATGCCTATGCCGCCGGCGAAGACTACTTCCCCGACCAGCTTGAGCCGCGCCCGTATTACCAGCCGGTACCCCGTGGCCTGGAACTGAAGATCGGCGAGAAGCTGCGCCACCTGGCCGAGCTCGACCGCAATAGCCCCCGACAGCGGAGAAAACCGTGA
- a CDS encoding DNA translocase FtsK 4TM domain-containing protein: MKKSTATPAPLPVPQWRQQLHYRLKEGALIAVGALCLYLWMALLTYDTSDPGFSHTSNVDQVQNAAGRAGAYFADILFMVLGYFAYIFPLLLAIKTWQIFRERHQPWQWSGWLFSWRLIGLVFLVLSGAALAHIHFHPAASLPFSAGGALGESLGDLARNLLNVQGSTLMFIALFLFGLTVFTDLSWFKVMDMTGKITLDLFELVQGAANRWWEARNERKRLVAQLREVDEPAFDTAPMAAEKREPIKPQPRERIVEREEPPARPVVQREPVVPRETVIPREQPVAAPVIMPPAVKAPEPSKRVMKEKQAPLFIDSAVEGTLPSISILDPAEEKKIEYSPESLAGVGQLLEIKLKEFGVEVTVDSIHPGPVITRYEIQPAAGVKVSRIANLAKDLARSLAVTSVRVVEVIPGKTTVGIEIPNENRQMVRFSEVLATPQYDEQKSPVTLALGHDIGGKPVITDLAKMPHLLVAGTTGSGKSVGVNAMILSILFKSSPEDARLIMIDPKMLELSIYEGIPHLLCPVVTDMKDAANALRWSVAEMERRYKLMAAMGVRNLAGFNRKIKDAQEAGEIIHDPLYRRESMDDEPPALKTLPTIVVVVDEFADMMMIVGKKVEELIARIAQKARAAGIHLILATQRPSVDVITGLIKANIPTRMAFQVSSKIDSRTIIDQGGAEQLLGHGDMLYMPPGTSLPIRVHGAFVSDDEVHRVVEAWKLRGAPDYNDDILNGVEEAGSGFEGGGGGGDGEDSESDALYDEAVQFVLESRRASISAVQRKLKIGYNRAARMIEAMEMAGVVTPMNSNGSREVIAPGGPRD; this comes from the coding sequence TTGAAGAAATCCACCGCAACTCCAGCTCCTTTGCCTGTGCCCCAGTGGCGGCAGCAGCTGCATTACCGCCTCAAGGAAGGTGCGTTGATCGCTGTCGGCGCCCTGTGCCTGTACTTGTGGATGGCGCTGCTGACCTACGACACTTCCGACCCGGGCTTCAGCCACACCAGCAATGTCGACCAAGTGCAGAATGCCGCCGGGCGTGCCGGTGCGTACTTCGCCGACATCCTGTTCATGGTGCTCGGCTATTTCGCCTATATCTTCCCGTTGCTGCTGGCGATCAAGACCTGGCAGATCTTCCGTGAGCGTCACCAGCCCTGGCAATGGAGCGGCTGGCTGTTCTCCTGGCGGCTGATCGGCCTGGTGTTCCTGGTGCTGTCGGGCGCGGCGTTGGCGCACATCCATTTCCACCCGGCGGCCAGCTTGCCATTCTCGGCCGGCGGCGCCCTGGGCGAGAGCCTGGGCGACCTGGCGCGCAACCTGCTCAATGTGCAGGGCAGCACGCTGATGTTCATTGCCCTGTTCCTGTTCGGCCTCACCGTGTTCACCGACTTGTCGTGGTTCAAGGTGATGGACATGACCGGCAAGATCACCCTCGACCTGTTCGAGCTGGTGCAGGGCGCAGCCAACCGCTGGTGGGAAGCACGCAACGAGCGCAAGCGCCTGGTGGCGCAGTTGCGTGAGGTCGACGAGCCGGCCTTCGACACCGCGCCGATGGCGGCCGAGAAGCGTGAACCGATCAAGCCGCAACCGCGTGAGCGCATTGTCGAGCGCGAAGAACCGCCGGCCCGCCCGGTCGTGCAGCGTGAGCCCGTGGTGCCCCGCGAGACCGTGATCCCGCGTGAGCAGCCCGTGGCTGCCCCGGTGATCATGCCGCCTGCGGTGAAGGCGCCGGAGCCGAGCAAGCGGGTGATGAAAGAGAAGCAGGCGCCGCTGTTCATCGACAGCGCCGTTGAAGGCACTTTGCCATCGATTTCGATCCTCGACCCTGCCGAAGAGAAGAAGATCGAGTACTCGCCCGAATCCCTGGCCGGTGTCGGCCAGCTGCTGGAAATCAAGCTCAAGGAATTCGGCGTCGAAGTTACGGTGGATTCGATCCACCCGGGCCCGGTCATTACCCGTTACGAAATCCAGCCGGCGGCAGGGGTCAAGGTCAGCCGTATCGCCAACCTGGCCAAGGACCTTGCGCGGTCCCTAGCGGTGACCAGCGTGCGGGTGGTTGAGGTCATCCCCGGCAAGACCACCGTGGGTATCGAGATCCCCAACGAGAACCGCCAGATGGTGCGCTTCTCGGAAGTGCTGGCAACGCCGCAGTACGACGAGCAGAAGTCGCCGGTCACCCTGGCCCTGGGCCACGACATCGGCGGCAAGCCGGTGATCACCGACCTGGCCAAGATGCCACACCTGCTGGTGGCCGGTACCACGGGTTCCGGTAAATCGGTGGGTGTGAACGCGATGATCTTGTCGATCCTGTTCAAATCCAGCCCGGAAGATGCGCGGCTGATCATGATCGACCCGAAGATGCTCGAGCTGTCGATCTACGAAGGCATCCCGCACCTGCTGTGCCCGGTGGTCACCGACATGAAGGACGCCGCCAACGCCCTGCGCTGGAGCGTGGCCGAGATGGAGCGCCGTTACAAGCTGATGGCGGCCATGGGCGTGCGCAACCTGGCCGGCTTCAACCGCAAGATCAAGGACGCCCAGGAAGCGGGCGAGATCATCCACGACCCGCTGTACCGCCGCGAAAGCATGGACGACGAGCCGCCAGCCCTGAAGACCCTGCCGACCATCGTGGTGGTGGTCGACGAATTTGCCGACATGATGATGATCGTCGGCAAGAAGGTCGAAGAGCTGATCGCCCGTATCGCTCAGAAGGCGCGGGCGGCGGGTATCCACCTGATCCTCGCCACCCAGCGCCCGTCGGTGGACGTGATCACTGGCCTGATCAAGGCCAACATCCCGACCCGCATGGCGTTCCAGGTGTCGAGCAAGATCGACTCGCGGACCATCATCGACCAGGGTGGCGCCGAGCAGTTGCTGGGCCACGGTGACATGCTCTACATGCCGCCAGGCACAAGCCTGCCGATCCGCGTTCACGGCGCGTTCGTCTCCGATGACGAAGTGCACCGGGTGGTGGAAGCCTGGAAGCTGCGTGGCGCCCCGGACTACAACGACGACATTCTCAATGGCGTGGAAGAGGCCGGCAGCGGCTTCGAAGGCGGCGGCGGTGGGGGTGATGGCGAAGATTCGGAGAGCGACGCGCTGTATGATGAGGCGGTTCAATTCGTGCTCGAAAGCCGCCGCGCATCGATTTCGGCCGTGCAGCGCAAGCTGAAGATCGGCTACAACCGCGCCGCTCGCATGATCGAGGCGATGGAAATGGCCGGCGTGGTCACCCCAATGAACAGCAACGGCTCGCGGGAAGTGATCGCCCCGGGCGGCCCACGCGACTGA
- the tusB gene encoding sulfurtransferase complex subunit TusB, with the protein MATLHVISHSPFGDDRLDSCLRLLGSDDALLLCGDAVYALRDGSDTQRLLQVAGLDQRLFALDEDLQARAISSELAKAVDYQAFVGLSLHYDKVNSWL; encoded by the coding sequence CCTTGCACGTGATCTCCCATTCCCCCTTCGGCGATGACCGCCTGGACAGTTGCCTGCGCCTGCTCGGCAGCGACGATGCCTTGCTGCTGTGCGGCGATGCGGTATACGCCCTGCGCGACGGCAGCGACACCCAGCGCCTTTTGCAGGTTGCCGGCCTGGACCAGCGCCTGTTCGCCCTCGACGAGGACCTGCAAGCGCGCGCCATCAGCAGCGAGCTGGCCAAGGCAGTGGATTACCAAGCCTTCGTCGGCCTGTCGCTGCACTACGACAAGGTCAACAGCTGGCTATGA
- a CDS encoding glutathione S-transferase family protein — protein sequence MGLLIDGRWHDQWYENGKDGAFKRENAQRRNQLPAPEAGRYHLYVSLACPWAHRTLIVRALKGLEPLIDVSVVSWLMQENGWTFDQQQGSSGDHLDGLTYLHQRYTQDDPHYTGRVTVPVLWDKQEKRIVNNESSEIIRIFNSAFNELTGNHLDLYPEPLRPAIEALNARIYPAVNNGVYRAGFATTQEAYEAAFDEVFNELDYLEGVLDKQRYLSGEYLTEADVRLFTTLVRFDAVYHGHFKCNLRRLSDYPNLSNWLRELYQWPGVAQTVDMEHIQKHYYMSHKTINPNGIVPKGPLQDFNVSHDRERLVGKGIWQA from the coding sequence ATGGGCCTTTTGATCGACGGCCGCTGGCATGACCAGTGGTATGAAAACGGCAAGGACGGCGCCTTCAAGCGCGAAAATGCCCAGCGCCGCAATCAATTGCCTGCCCCCGAGGCCGGCCGCTATCACTTGTATGTGTCGCTGGCGTGCCCGTGGGCTCACCGCACCCTGATCGTGCGTGCGCTCAAAGGCCTGGAGCCCTTGATCGATGTGTCAGTGGTGAGCTGGCTGATGCAGGAGAACGGTTGGACCTTCGACCAGCAGCAAGGCTCCAGCGGCGACCACCTCGACGGCCTTACCTACCTGCACCAGCGCTACACCCAGGATGACCCGCACTATACCGGCCGGGTTACCGTGCCCGTGCTCTGGGACAAGCAGGAAAAGCGCATCGTGAACAACGAGTCGTCGGAGATCATCCGCATCTTCAACAGCGCCTTCAACGAGCTGACCGGCAACCATCTGGACCTGTATCCCGAGCCGCTGCGGCCGGCCATCGAAGCGCTCAATGCACGCATCTATCCGGCGGTGAACAACGGCGTGTATCGCGCAGGCTTTGCCACTACGCAGGAGGCCTATGAGGCGGCGTTCGATGAGGTGTTCAATGAGCTGGATTACCTGGAAGGGGTGCTGGACAAGCAGCGTTACCTGTCAGGCGAGTACCTGACCGAGGCTGATGTGCGGCTGTTCACCACGCTGGTGCGCTTCGATGCGGTGTACCACGGGCACTTCAAGTGCAATTTGCGCCGCTTGAGTGATTATCCGAATTTGTCGAACTGGCTGCGGGAGCTGTATCAGTGGCCGGGGGTGGCGCAGACGGTGGATATGGAGCACATCCAGAAGCACTATTACATGAGCCACAAGACCATCAATCCGAATGGGATCGTGCCCAAAGGGCCGTTGCAGGATTTCAACGTGTCGCATGATCGGGAGCGGTTGGTGGGTAAGGGGATCTGGCAGGCTTGA